One Rhizoctonia solani chromosome 3, complete sequence genomic region harbors:
- a CDS encoding NAD-dependent histone deacetylase SIR2, giving the protein MSNATRGKLYSLLADSGRKSAQRVLEGVANSRCMIICGAGILVEAQIPDYCSPGGLMSLKFRIFNKKVAGKDVFANTNAAGGLHVKVLNYIMTSLRQHACVAPVTDFHCLIQTMLNTDRAVKCLTCNFDGLETRDQPNLATKVIELHGKNNTISCLSGHTISTNGEIIGYEDMFMQGDEVPCPTCSTSGWEQSKGNKRLCNLNVVHLLRPGVYLDERFIPSMSSGEDSRNELCDLVASCQVLLILDAQECARYILNSIAQQNEFDVQRGKEIWLELLERELSGTSAEALEPLTIPVCCICSHPMEDVLLACTSCNQYFCFKSPEHKLGRMCVSLDRFSPSQPIPFNERKSQFVCPECYNHEEGKMYPHFVAAPRFFHHSVESPKKLRVVMFHLGQFWPISEHLEGCIVSAWKAEVWACLTTQIRLQDLSESPTMVIERRAKIITGVLFILD; this is encoded by the exons ATGTCAAATGCAACTCGGGGAAAGTTATACAGTTTGCTAGCAGATTCCGGACGCAAAAGTGCTCAGCGTGTTCTGGAAGGCGTTGCAAATTCGCGCTGTATGATTATTTGTGGTGCTGGTATATTGGTTGAGGCGCAAATCCCG GACTATTGTTCACCGGGAGGATTAATGAGCTTGAAGTTTCGGATTTTCAACAAGAAAGTAGCTGGCAAAGACGTTTTTGCAAACACCAATGCAGCTGGGGGGCTACACGTCAAGGTGCTGAACTACATTATGACTTCCTTGCGCCAACACGCTTGTGTTGCTCCCGTAACAGATTTTCATTGCTTGATTCAAACCATGCTGAACACCGATCGGGCCGTGAAGTGTCTTACTTGCAACTTTGATGGTCTTGAAACACGTGACCAACCAAACCTTGCTACAAAGGTGATTGAGCTACATGGTAAAAACAACACTATCTCCTGCCTGAGTGGGCATACAATATCAACCAATGGAGAGATTATTGGCTATGAGGACATGTTCATGCAGGGAGATGAAGTTCCTTGCCCTACCTGTTCTACTAGCG GCTGGGAGCAATCCAAAGGAAACAAACGCCTTTGCAACCTTAATGTTGTTCATCTCCTGCGTCCTGGAGTGTACCTGGATGAGAGATTCATTCCTAGCATGAGCAGTGGTGAGGACAGCAGAAATGAATTATGTGACCTGGTTGCTTCTTGTCAGGTTCTGCTGATC CTGGATGCGCAGGAGTGCGCCCGCTACATTCTCAATAGCATAGCTCAACAG AATGAATTTGATGTTCAACGTGGCAAGGAAATATGGCTAGAG CTTTTGGAGCGCGAACTTTCAGGGACCTCTGCGGAGGCTCTCGAACCACTTACGATCCCGGTGTGTTGCATTTGTTCTCATCCAATGGAAGATGTTTTGCTTGCGTGCACTTCATGCAACCAATATTTCTGCTTCAAATCTCCGGAACACAAACTTGGAAGAATGTGCGTTTCACTTGACAGGTTTTCACCTTCTCAACCTATCCCTTTCAACGAACGTAAAAGCCAATTTGTGTGCCCAGAATGTTACAACCATGAAGAAGGAAAAATGTATCCT CACTTTGTTGCTGCGCCTAGATTCTTTCATCACTCTGTTGAATCTCCCAAGAAATTGCGGGTAGTGATGTTTCACCTGGGTCAGTTCTGGCCTATTTCTGAGCACCTTGAGGGATGCATAGTGAGCGCCTGGAAGGCAGAGGTATGGGCA TGCTTAACAACGCAAATCCGTCTTCAGGATTTATCAGAGTCGCCCACTATGGTTATTGAGAGGCGAGCTAAAATTATAACAGGagttttatttattttagACTGA